From the Leptospira sp. WS60.C2 genome, one window contains:
- a CDS encoding UDP-N-acetylmuramate dehydrogenase, whose protein sequence is MLVQNNIPLAPFTTFRLGGLAKYFISIKTIEDLKEALLFSQNHNLPYIILGGGSNTIIRDNGFDGVVFHMQIPGIRCLDSNDNTVTYEVGAGVPWDLFVEYVVKQGLYGIECLSGIPGSVGASPIQNIGAYGQEVQESILSIECLDLNGNQVKISKNDCNFTYRNSEFKSGKFQKYIITKVIFELSRSKDPCILYPEVRKQWELLVTKTPKLRQPIGEEDRSIQLETLRNLVLSLRKQKSMVLDESDPNTRSAGSFFTNPILSNEDAELFLTKAKTMGLMNPPIFEEPKGGKKLSAAWLIEHSGIKKGDQFPGGVGISTKHCLGLINIDGTTSALLDMAASIQKRVFETFSIHLEMEPVVRP, encoded by the coding sequence ATGTTAGTCCAAAACAACATCCCGTTGGCTCCCTTCACTACCTTTCGATTAGGTGGACTAGCAAAATATTTTATCTCCATCAAAACAATCGAAGATTTAAAAGAAGCTTTGCTATTTTCGCAAAATCATAATCTACCTTACATCATCTTGGGTGGCGGTTCCAATACCATCATTCGAGACAATGGTTTTGATGGAGTTGTATTCCACATGCAAATTCCCGGAATTAGGTGTTTGGATTCCAACGATAACACTGTGACGTATGAAGTAGGAGCTGGTGTCCCTTGGGATCTGTTTGTAGAATATGTTGTCAAACAAGGTTTATATGGAATTGAATGTCTGTCTGGAATTCCTGGTTCCGTGGGTGCATCACCTATTCAAAATATTGGTGCTTATGGACAGGAAGTACAAGAGTCAATTCTTTCAATTGAATGTCTTGATCTAAATGGAAATCAAGTCAAGATTTCTAAGAATGATTGTAACTTTACATACCGGAATAGCGAATTCAAATCTGGTAAATTTCAAAAATACATTATAACAAAAGTTATTTTTGAACTTTCAAGATCAAAAGATCCATGTATTTTATATCCAGAGGTCAGAAAGCAATGGGAATTGCTCGTAACTAAAACACCTAAACTGAGACAACCGATTGGTGAAGAAGATCGATCGATCCAACTAGAAACACTTCGAAATTTAGTTCTCTCTCTTCGAAAACAAAAGTCCATGGTTTTGGATGAATCTGATCCTAATACTCGTTCTGCGGGATCTTTTTTTACAAATCCCATTCTTTCCAATGAAGATGCAGAATTATTTCTCACCAAAGCAAAAACAATGGGATTGATGAACCCTCCCATTTTTGAGGAACCTAAAGGTGGAAAAAAACTTTCCGCTGCATGGCTCATTGAACATTCGGGAATCAAAAAAGGGGATCAGTTTCCTGGTGGAGTTGGTATCTCCACAAAACATTGTTTGGGTCTAATCAATATAGATGGTACAACTTCTGCGCTTTTGGACATGGCAGCATCGATCCAAAAACGAGTGTTTGAAACATTTTCCATTCATTTGGAGATGGAACCTGTGGTTAGGCCCTAA
- a CDS encoding Spx/MgsR family RNA polymerase-binding regulatory protein, with protein sequence MSRSKLKVYEYSGCSTCRNALKYLKSKKIEFEQLPIRESAPTVAELKKAKQYLGDIKKLFNTSGKDYREGNWKEKLATLSEDQIYRELSANGNLVKRPFVVGEGWFLVGFKEEEWKERV encoded by the coding sequence ATGAGTCGATCCAAACTGAAAGTTTACGAATATTCTGGTTGTAGCACTTGCCGAAATGCGCTCAAATACTTAAAATCAAAAAAAATCGAATTTGAACAACTCCCCATCCGAGAATCCGCACCAACCGTTGCGGAGCTAAAAAAAGCCAAACAATACTTAGGTGACATTAAAAAACTTTTTAATACATCTGGAAAGGACTATCGGGAAGGAAATTGGAAAGAAAAATTAGCCACTCTTAGCGAAGACCAAATATACAGAGAACTTTCTGCCAATGGAAATTTGGTGAAACGCCCGTTCGTGGTTGGGGAAGGTTGGTTTCTTGTGGGATTTAAGGAAGAGGAATGGAAGGAAAGGGTTTAG
- a CDS encoding transglutaminase domain-containing protein, with translation MADFKVIHKTKYNYDDTVAYCHNIAHMYPLTTTHQDCYRTHVTVNPKPVVSSFRRDYFGNQVFLFSVEDPHRFLEVVVESTVRTHQSFDFDLSKSSAWENIYSMIHESSLDLDLQAIEFIQPSPFVTLKQSYADFAKMIFSENKPVFVGALELTQYIYRNFKYDPKATNINTPLEQVLLERKGVCQDFSHLMIAALRSLKIPARYVSGYLETIPPPGVEKLQGTDATHAWVSVYCPTLGWLDFDPTNGKMITEEYIITAIGRDYSDVSPLKGILFGGGKHKLKVEVDVIREQI, from the coding sequence ATGGCTGATTTTAAAGTAATCCATAAAACAAAGTATAACTATGATGATACGGTTGCTTATTGCCATAACATTGCTCACATGTATCCACTTACGACAACTCATCAGGATTGTTATAGAACTCATGTCACTGTAAATCCAAAGCCAGTAGTTTCTTCCTTTCGAAGAGATTATTTTGGTAACCAAGTTTTTTTATTCTCGGTTGAAGACCCACATCGCTTCTTAGAAGTAGTAGTTGAATCTACAGTTAGGACTCATCAAAGTTTTGATTTTGATTTATCAAAATCTTCCGCATGGGAAAATATTTATTCAATGATTCATGAATCTTCTTTGGATTTAGACCTTCAGGCAATTGAATTCATTCAGCCATCTCCATTTGTTACTTTAAAACAATCATATGCAGATTTCGCAAAAATGATTTTCTCTGAAAATAAACCAGTATTTGTAGGCGCACTAGAGCTAACACAGTATATTTATAGGAACTTTAAATATGATCCGAAGGCAACAAATATAAATACTCCACTTGAACAAGTGTTATTGGAAAGAAAAGGAGTCTGCCAAGATTTCTCGCATCTTATGATCGCCGCCTTACGTTCATTAAAAATTCCTGCTCGCTATGTGAGCGGATATTTGGAAACCATTCCTCCACCAGGTGTTGAGAAATTACAGGGAACGGATGCCACCCATGCTTGGGTTTCTGTTTATTGTCCTACTCTCGGTTGGTTAGACTTTGATCCAACGAATGGAAAGATGATCACAGAAGAATATATCATTACCGCCATTGGTCGGGATTATTCTGATGTCTCTCCTTTAAAAGGGATTCTGTTTGGCGGAGGAAAACATAAATTGAAAGTGGAAGTGGATGTGATCCGTGAGCAAATATGA
- a CDS encoding circularly permuted type 2 ATP-grasp protein codes for MMTKDPYHLIESYKTIPGVYDELYDSDGQIRNKYKFLVKSFQELGPAELINRRRDTDRILRENGVTYNLYQSDQREAKERPWELDLFPLVMESEEWRILERGLNQRADLLDALIRDVYSKRRLLYEKKIPPEILFNETSFLRACDGMYESNHFLAKNPALLFYVCDLIRAADGNFYVLNDRVQAPSGSGYSLENRIVLSRIFPSMYRDAMVHRVAVYFRSLRKSLTQLSGVSGREPVIVLLTPGPSNETYFEHAYLAGYLGYTLVQGEDLTVRKNKVYMKTVEGLQQVDLILRRVDDDFMDPLELRGDSLLGVPGLLESVRSGNVKIANPIGSGFLENRALLPFYSELCRFYLGEDLLLPMAPTYWLGNKDQFQYVLQNPEKYVFKTVSRTDEETPVTFVELSGQRKDIFLEKLQQDPKRFIAQEMIESATVPVLGENGFRPGRAIMRTFVSSSGSGYQTMAGGLVRVSPSLDEFFITSQRGAWSKDLWVLSTETQKEESLLVPKSDQILISRKSSGVPSRVADNLFWLARYLERSENQTRVIREAVYKILQVEDGYEKESLENILKLVTHVTNSYPGFLGDDASELFSNPFPELQRLTVDKNIIGSLGFHLKSLVVASKSVRDRLSDDMKKILLHLEDQSSDPIESYDQIIDFLQKIILNLSSLTGLSFENMSREAGWYFLNLGRRIERSINMILMLQGMIQWKSFEDKSSFETFLRISDIRLTYNRRYSGKIDQESVLDILLFDTTNPRSLAYQLEQINLDLSFLPGKDKKVVYSEDRAALQLYTHFKMKDVGLFFESETPLEAVSVWLEELHGYLRQLSDALSSRYFNYTEEQTRIGDSNG; via the coding sequence ATGATGACAAAAGATCCGTATCATCTAATTGAAAGTTATAAAACCATTCCTGGTGTTTACGATGAGTTGTATGATTCCGATGGTCAGATCCGTAATAAATACAAGTTTTTGGTTAAGTCTTTCCAAGAACTTGGTCCTGCTGAGTTAATCAATCGGCGTCGAGATACAGATCGTATTTTACGTGAGAACGGGGTTACGTATAACCTTTACCAATCTGACCAAAGGGAAGCCAAAGAAAGACCTTGGGAACTGGATTTGTTTCCCTTGGTAATGGAAAGTGAAGAATGGAGAATATTAGAAAGGGGTCTCAATCAAAGGGCAGATCTTTTGGATGCCTTAATCAGAGATGTCTATTCCAAGAGACGACTGTTATACGAGAAAAAAATTCCACCAGAAATTTTATTTAATGAAACTTCTTTTTTGCGTGCTTGTGATGGCATGTATGAATCGAATCATTTTTTAGCAAAGAATCCAGCTCTACTATTTTATGTCTGTGATTTGATTCGCGCGGCAGATGGAAATTTTTATGTGCTAAATGATAGAGTCCAAGCACCATCTGGATCTGGATATTCATTAGAAAATAGAATCGTTCTTTCGCGTATTTTCCCTAGTATGTATCGAGATGCAATGGTTCATCGAGTTGCTGTATACTTTCGGTCACTGAGAAAATCATTAACTCAGCTATCGGGTGTTAGTGGTAGAGAACCTGTAATTGTATTATTAACTCCTGGTCCTTCCAATGAAACCTATTTTGAGCACGCTTATCTTGCGGGATACTTGGGATATACACTTGTTCAAGGAGAAGATCTAACCGTTCGTAAGAACAAAGTGTACATGAAAACGGTGGAAGGATTACAACAAGTCGATTTGATCTTAAGAAGGGTTGATGATGACTTTATGGATCCTTTGGAACTCAGGGGAGATTCTCTGTTGGGTGTCCCAGGTCTCTTGGAATCGGTTCGGTCTGGAAATGTAAAAATAGCCAATCCCATTGGATCTGGATTTTTAGAAAATCGTGCTCTTCTTCCATTTTATTCTGAGTTGTGTCGATTTTATTTAGGCGAGGATTTACTTTTGCCAATGGCACCAACCTATTGGTTGGGTAACAAAGACCAATTCCAATATGTTTTACAAAATCCAGAAAAATATGTATTTAAAACTGTCTCGCGAACAGATGAGGAAACACCTGTTACATTTGTAGAGCTAAGTGGACAAAGAAAGGACATATTTTTAGAAAAATTACAACAAGATCCAAAACGATTTATTGCGCAAGAAATGATAGAGTCCGCGACTGTACCAGTGTTAGGTGAAAATGGATTTCGACCTGGTAGAGCGATTATGAGAACTTTTGTTTCTTCCTCTGGATCTGGTTATCAAACTATGGCGGGAGGCCTAGTAAGGGTATCTCCATCCCTTGATGAATTTTTTATTACCAGTCAACGAGGTGCTTGGAGTAAAGATTTATGGGTGTTGTCTACTGAAACACAAAAAGAAGAATCGTTACTTGTACCAAAATCAGATCAAATACTCATTTCTCGCAAAAGTTCAGGTGTTCCAAGCAGAGTTGCGGATAATTTATTTTGGTTAGCACGTTATCTAGAGCGCTCCGAGAATCAAACAAGAGTGATCCGAGAGGCAGTTTATAAGATCCTTCAAGTGGAAGATGGATATGAAAAGGAATCATTGGAAAATATCTTAAAACTGGTGACACACGTCACGAATAGTTATCCTGGATTTTTGGGAGATGATGCAAGTGAACTTTTTTCAAATCCATTTCCAGAGTTACAACGCCTCACTGTTGATAAAAATATAATTGGTAGTTTGGGCTTTCATTTGAAAAGTTTGGTCGTTGCTTCGAAATCTGTTCGAGATCGACTCTCAGACGATATGAAAAAAATTCTTCTTCATTTGGAAGACCAATCAAGTGATCCTATTGAATCGTACGATCAAATCATCGATTTCCTTCAAAAGATAATCCTCAATCTGTCTTCACTCACTGGTTTGTCATTTGAAAACATGAGTCGTGAAGCCGGTTGGTATTTCCTAAACTTAGGGCGAAGGATTGAGCGTTCTATTAATATGATTTTGATGTTACAAGGTATGATCCAATGGAAAAGTTTTGAAGACAAATCTTCCTTTGAGACTTTTTTACGAATCAGTGACATACGGTTGACTTATAACAGAAGATATTCAGGAAAAATCGACCAGGAATCTGTATTAGATATTTTACTTTTTGATACTACAAATCCAAGGTCTTTGGCATATCAACTAGAGCAAATCAATTTAGACTTATCCTTTTTACCTGGTAAAGATAAAAAAGTTGTCTACTCGGAAGACAGGGCAGCTCTTCAATTGTATACTCATTTTAAAATGAAAGATGTAGGTTTATTCTTCGAGTCTGAAACTCCATTGGAGGCAGTTTCTGTTTGGCTAGAGGAATTACATGGGTATTTGAGGCAATTGTCAGATGCGTTGTCTTCACGATACTTTAATTATACAGAAGAACAAACTCGTATCGGTGACTCCAATGGCTGA
- a CDS encoding DUF2126 domain-containing protein, with protein MSIRVALTHITTYQYDRSISLSPHVIRLRPAPHTKNHIVSYSLNILPEQKFLNWQQDPFGNYLARLVFPEKTNILQVAVDLVTDLKVINPFDFFVEEYAENYPFEYDKILKKELTPYLKPKKPGKLLSSYLKTINVEKKRIVEFLVGLNAKLYHDIGYVIRMEPGVQSAETTLSKRMGSCRDSAYLLVQILRHLGLAARFVSGYLIQLKADVKSLDGPSGTDVDFTDLHAWAEVYLPGAGWVGLDPTSGLFTGEGHIPLAATPEPESAGPIYGFAEKAKMEFSFSMHVERILETPRVTLPYLEEDWNRIIKLGDSINKRIKKNDIRLTIGGEPTFVSTENREAPEWNFDALGFEKYSKSEQLIKRLGKHFAKGGLLQYGQGKWYPGEPIPRWAMISYWRKDNEPLWSNPHLLADDRYTGSANTDDARKFISSLIQFLKIPTRSVLSAYEDNLYYLWQESNLPEETESLLDGLNSYDVLERKRILKVLDQGLHKEVGYVLPLDFDPFHKSWISDEWKFRRGKLFLIPGDSPIGLRLPLQSLGGKTNYTNPEDPFSKRLPLPKAKELSQYPLSMANISYAIGGTHTRTALCVEPRNGNLRVFLPPIATLEGWLLLIYAIEQAALETDLPIVIEGYEAPNDPRLNRFKITPDPGVIEVNFHPSSQFEEIVEKTKILYEEAYQIKLTAEKFLIDGRHSGTGGGNHITLGGETVHDSPFLRKPSLLRSLVAYWQNHPGLSYLFSGMFIGPTSQSPRIDEARNDSLHELKIAFQQIDSVRTTPPWLLDRLLRNILIDVTGNTHRTEISIDKLFDPGSPTGRLGLIEMRAFEMPPHYQMSVVQQAFMMAIICKFWEEPYYGNPINWNTELHDRFMLPYFVYRDFKEVIIDLQNQGFPFLSKDFDPFFEFRFPIYGICYLDGMEIELRMALEPWNVLGEENTSLGTSRGVDSATERIQVKIKGFHPDRYKLSCNGYEVPLQPTSIQSEYVAGVRFKAWNPVFTLHPQLPAQQSLIFDVYDTWNHRSLGGCTYHVSHPGGLSYQTIPINGYEAESRRISRFWTHGHKIGKSLPPIRLENKAFPCTLDLRMVTSK; from the coding sequence ATGAGTATACGAGTTGCATTAACCCATATCACAACGTATCAATACGATAGATCGATTTCTCTTTCACCTCATGTGATTCGATTACGCCCAGCGCCACATACAAAGAATCATATAGTATCTTATTCATTGAACATCCTACCAGAGCAGAAGTTCTTAAATTGGCAACAAGATCCATTTGGCAATTACCTAGCTCGTTTGGTGTTTCCCGAAAAGACAAATATTTTGCAAGTGGCAGTTGATTTAGTAACGGATTTAAAAGTCATCAATCCATTTGATTTTTTTGTAGAAGAGTACGCAGAAAACTATCCATTCGAGTACGATAAAATTTTAAAGAAAGAACTCACTCCTTACTTAAAACCAAAAAAACCTGGAAAACTTTTATCATCCTATCTCAAAACTATCAATGTAGAGAAAAAACGGATTGTTGAATTTCTCGTTGGACTCAATGCAAAACTCTACCATGACATTGGTTATGTGATTCGAATGGAGCCTGGAGTTCAGTCGGCTGAAACCACTCTCTCGAAACGAATGGGCTCGTGTCGTGATTCTGCCTATCTGCTTGTTCAAATTTTACGTCATCTAGGACTTGCTGCACGATTTGTTTCAGGTTACCTCATCCAATTAAAAGCAGATGTAAAATCATTGGATGGTCCTTCAGGAACGGACGTTGATTTTACCGACCTTCACGCTTGGGCAGAAGTGTATTTGCCTGGTGCTGGTTGGGTTGGTCTTGATCCAACATCAGGTCTTTTTACAGGAGAAGGACATATACCACTTGCGGCCACTCCAGAACCAGAATCAGCGGGCCCCATCTATGGATTTGCTGAAAAAGCCAAAATGGAATTTTCTTTTTCCATGCACGTGGAACGAATCTTAGAAACTCCGCGAGTTACATTGCCATATTTGGAAGAAGATTGGAATCGCATAATCAAGTTAGGTGATTCAATCAACAAGCGAATCAAAAAAAATGACATTCGCCTGACGATTGGTGGTGAGCCTACTTTTGTTTCAACTGAAAATAGGGAAGCTCCTGAATGGAATTTTGATGCTTTAGGTTTTGAGAAATACTCAAAATCAGAACAACTCATCAAACGTCTTGGAAAACACTTTGCCAAGGGAGGTTTACTCCAATATGGACAAGGAAAGTGGTATCCAGGTGAACCAATTCCTCGATGGGCAATGATTTCCTATTGGCGAAAAGATAATGAACCTTTATGGTCTAATCCACATTTACTTGCGGATGATCGTTATACAGGATCTGCTAATACTGATGATGCGAGAAAATTTATCTCCAGTTTGATTCAGTTTTTAAAAATTCCAACACGTTCGGTTTTATCAGCTTATGAAGATAACCTATATTATCTTTGGCAAGAATCGAACTTACCAGAAGAAACTGAATCATTATTAGATGGATTAAATTCTTATGATGTTTTGGAAAGAAAAAGAATTCTTAAAGTATTGGACCAAGGTCTTCATAAAGAAGTTGGCTATGTATTACCATTGGATTTTGATCCATTTCATAAGAGTTGGATTTCTGATGAATGGAAGTTTCGAAGAGGGAAATTATTTTTAATTCCGGGGGATTCACCGATCGGGTTACGTTTGCCATTACAATCCTTAGGTGGCAAAACAAATTACACAAATCCAGAAGATCCATTTTCGAAAAGGCTCCCACTTCCTAAAGCCAAGGAGCTTAGTCAATATCCCCTATCAATGGCTAATATTAGTTATGCAATTGGAGGTACTCACACTCGTACGGCACTTTGTGTGGAACCAAGGAACGGAAATTTACGAGTTTTTTTACCTCCTATCGCGACATTAGAAGGATGGTTATTACTTATTTATGCGATCGAACAAGCCGCATTAGAAACAGATCTACCCATCGTGATAGAAGGCTATGAAGCACCAAACGATCCAAGGTTAAATCGATTTAAAATTACTCCTGATCCTGGAGTGATTGAAGTGAATTTTCATCCTTCTAGCCAGTTTGAAGAGATTGTTGAAAAAACAAAGATACTATATGAAGAAGCATACCAAATTAAGTTAACAGCAGAAAAATTTTTGATCGATGGAAGACATTCTGGAACAGGAGGTGGGAATCATATTACGTTAGGTGGAGAGACGGTTCATGACAGTCCTTTTTTACGTAAACCTTCATTACTACGTAGTTTAGTTGCATATTGGCAAAATCATCCAGGACTTTCCTATTTGTTTTCAGGGATGTTCATCGGACCTACATCACAATCACCAAGAATTGATGAAGCAAGAAATGATTCTTTGCATGAATTAAAAATTGCATTCCAACAAATTGATTCCGTTAGGACTACTCCGCCTTGGTTACTTGATCGATTGTTGCGTAATATTTTGATAGATGTCACAGGCAACACTCACCGCACTGAAATCTCAATCGATAAGTTATTTGATCCAGGTTCTCCAACGGGAAGGCTTGGACTCATTGAGATGAGAGCATTTGAGATGCCTCCTCATTATCAAATGAGCGTCGTGCAACAAGCTTTTATGATGGCGATCATTTGTAAGTTTTGGGAAGAACCTTATTATGGAAATCCAATCAATTGGAATACAGAGCTACATGATCGCTTTATGTTACCCTATTTTGTATATCGAGATTTCAAAGAAGTAATCATAGATTTACAAAACCAAGGATTCCCTTTTTTATCTAAAGATTTTGATCCATTTTTTGAGTTTCGATTTCCAATCTATGGAATCTGTTATCTTGATGGAATGGAGATTGAACTTCGTATGGCTTTAGAACCCTGGAATGTGTTAGGTGAGGAAAACACATCGTTAGGTACATCTAGAGGTGTCGATTCAGCAACGGAGAGAATACAAGTCAAAATTAAAGGATTTCATCCTGATCGTTACAAATTGAGTTGTAATGGATATGAAGTTCCACTGCAACCAACATCAATCCAAAGCGAATATGTTGCTGGTGTTCGTTTTAAAGCATGGAATCCTGTCTTCACTCTTCATCCACAGTTACCTGCTCAACAATCATTAATCTTTGATGTGTACGATACTTGGAATCATCGATCACTTGGTGGATGCACATACCATGTTTCTCATCCGGGAGGATTGTCATACCAAACGATACCAATCAATGGATATGAAGCAGAATCTAGGAGGATTTCTCGTTTTTGGACCCATGGCCATAAAATAGGAAAGAGTCTTCCTCCGATTCGATTGGAAAATAAAGCCTTTCCGTGTACGCTTGACTTGAGAATGGTTACTTCTAAGTAA
- a CDS encoding alpha-E domain-containing protein — protein sequence MLSRVAESVFWMNRYIERAENYSRFIDVNHQLSLDLNEEVPNQWLPLVHTTGDYELFAKKYSEPSPVNVIRFMTFDEENPNSIFQCLSKARENARTIRENISTSMWEVLNEFYLYVKDYRKLYMETNGEHGDTLSMGLSDFLSTVRKSCQSFYGCSDATISHDEVWNFSLLGRFLERADKTTRILDMKYFILLPSVHDVGSTLDLLQWLSLLKSASAHEMYNRKYKKIDPTDIAEFLILNDTFPRSIIFCIQEMQEALEKISGLKEGLPRNSAQDATTVYLNKLRSENIKSIFDKGLHEYLDDIQIELNQIGSKIVERFFTN from the coding sequence ATGTTAAGTCGAGTCGCTGAATCTGTTTTTTGGATGAACCGTTATATCGAACGAGCGGAGAACTATTCCCGCTTTATCGATGTGAATCATCAATTGTCCTTGGACTTGAATGAAGAAGTTCCTAACCAGTGGTTACCTTTGGTTCATACAACTGGAGATTATGAACTATTTGCGAAAAAATATTCAGAACCATCTCCAGTGAATGTGATTCGGTTTATGACCTTTGACGAAGAGAATCCGAACTCAATATTTCAGTGTTTGTCGAAGGCTAGAGAAAATGCTAGAACCATTCGAGAAAATATTTCTACATCTATGTGGGAAGTGTTAAATGAGTTTTATCTTTATGTGAAAGACTATCGAAAACTATATATGGAAACGAATGGAGAGCATGGAGATACCTTGTCTATGGGACTGTCTGACTTTCTGAGTACGGTTCGAAAAAGTTGCCAGAGTTTTTACGGATGTTCTGACGCAACGATTTCCCATGATGAAGTTTGGAATTTTTCTTTATTAGGAAGGTTTTTAGAACGAGCTGACAAAACCACTCGTATCTTAGACATGAAATACTTTATCCTTCTTCCATCAGTCCACGATGTTGGTTCAACCTTGGATTTATTGCAATGGTTATCTTTATTAAAATCTGCTAGTGCACATGAGATGTACAATCGTAAGTACAAAAAAATTGATCCAACGGACATTGCAGAATTTTTAATCCTTAATGATACCTTCCCACGTTCGATTATCTTCTGCATCCAAGAAATGCAGGAAGCTTTGGAAAAGATTTCTGGTTTAAAAGAGGGTTTGCCTCGTAACTCAGCACAAGATGCGACTACCGTATATTTAAACAAATTACGTTCCGAAAATATCAAATCAATTTTTGATAAAGGATTACATGAGTATTTAGATGATATTCAAATTGAACTCAATCAAATCGGCTCAAAGATAGTAGAGCGATTCTTCACCAATTAA
- a CDS encoding circularly permuted type 2 ATP-grasp protein gives MFIADYSAKNIYDEMFSNEGFPRKSYDFVKSKMESLGGIELLKRSSSAERALMSLGITFTLYGDGGEQERIMPFDVIPRIVPSEEWISIEKGLKQRILALNLFLNDIYGEQKILKDKIIPWDIIESSTGYLKQCIGLKPPKDIWIHITGTDLVRDGAGAFHVLEDNLRCPSGVSYVLENREVMKRTFPELFEKLNIRQVYDYPYHLRSMLENLTDVQDPVIAVWTPGVYNSAYYEHSFLAQKMGVYLVEGSDLVVENHKVYMKTTKGLRKVDVVYRRIDDTFMDPSSFREDSLLGVKGIFEAYKRGNVALANAPGTGVADDKVIYSYVPKIIKYYLGEEPIIPNVPTYLCSEESDLKFVLENIHNLVVKAANGAGGYGMIIGPKSSKQEQEDFKELIKADPRNYIAQPVLNLSTVPTLISDKIESRHVDLRPFILYGKDIYVMPGGLTRVALRKGSLVVNSSQGGGSKDTWVLG, from the coding sequence ATGTTTATCGCAGACTATAGCGCAAAAAATATCTATGATGAGATGTTTTCCAATGAAGGATTTCCACGTAAAAGTTATGATTTTGTGAAATCCAAAATGGAAAGTTTGGGTGGAATTGAGTTATTAAAACGGAGCAGTTCCGCCGAACGGGCATTAATGTCTCTTGGTATCACATTTACACTGTATGGTGATGGTGGAGAACAAGAAAGAATTATGCCTTTTGATGTGATCCCAAGAATCGTACCTAGCGAAGAATGGATCAGTATTGAAAAAGGACTAAAACAGAGAATCCTTGCTCTTAATTTATTCTTAAATGATATTTATGGAGAACAAAAGATTCTAAAGGATAAAATCATTCCTTGGGATATCATTGAATCAAGTACCGGATATCTTAAACAATGCATTGGACTCAAACCACCGAAAGACATTTGGATTCATATTACAGGGACTGACCTTGTGCGAGATGGTGCGGGTGCATTCCATGTACTAGAAGATAACTTACGATGTCCTTCTGGAGTTTCCTATGTATTGGAAAATCGTGAAGTGATGAAACGAACATTTCCTGAACTTTTCGAAAAATTAAATATCCGACAAGTGTATGATTATCCATACCACTTACGTTCGATGTTAGAAAATCTAACAGACGTTCAGGATCCTGTGATTGCTGTTTGGACACCTGGTGTATACAACTCTGCTTATTACGAACATAGTTTTTTAGCTCAGAAGATGGGAGTATATTTGGTGGAAGGATCGGATCTTGTGGTAGAAAATCACAAGGTTTATATGAAAACCACAAAAGGTCTCCGTAAAGTAGATGTAGTCTATCGAAGAATTGATGATACGTTTATGGACCCTTCTAGTTTCCGTGAGGATTCCTTACTTGGAGTCAAAGGGATATTTGAAGCCTATAAAAGGGGAAATGTTGCGTTAGCGAATGCACCTGGTACTGGTGTAGCCGATGATAAGGTGATATATTCATATGTTCCCAAAATCATAAAATATTACTTAGGTGAGGAGCCAATCATTCCAAATGTTCCAACTTACCTCTGTTCTGAAGAATCTGATTTAAAGTTTGTATTGGAAAATATACATAACTTGGTTGTGAAAGCAGCGAATGGTGCAGGTGGATATGGGATGATCATCGGACCAAAATCTTCCAAACAAGAACAAGAAGACTTTAAGGAACTGATCAAAGCAGATCCAAGAAATTATATTGCCCAACCAGTTTTAAATCTCTCCACTGTTCCAACCTTAATATCAGACAAAATAGAATCAAGACACGTAGATTTAAGACCGTTCATTTTGTACGGTAAAGACATCTATGTAATGCCAGGTGGTTTGACAAGGGTAGCTTTAAGAAAAGGTTCTTTGGTTGTGAATTCATCCCAGGGAGGCGGTTCAAAAGACACCTGGGTTCTAGGATAG